In one window of Juglans regia cultivar Chandler chromosome 3, Walnut 2.0, whole genome shotgun sequence DNA:
- the LOC108986290 gene encoding KH domain-containing protein At2g38610: MSGLYNPNFSPARAASPQIRSTPDVDSQYLSELLAEHQKLGPFMQVLPICSRLLNQEILRVSGMMSNQGFGDFDRLRHRSPSPMASSNIMSSVTGTGLGGWNGLPPERLSGPPGMTMDWQGAPASPSSYTVKRILRLEIPVDTYPNFNFVGRLLGPRGNSLKRVEATTGCRVYIRGKGSIKDPDKEEKLRGRPGYEHLNEPLHILIEADLPASVVDIRLRQAQEIIEELLKPVDESQDFIKRQQLRELAMLNSNFREESPGPSGSVSPFNSSGMKRAKTGR, from the exons ATGTCAGGTCTGTACAATCCCAACTTCTCACCCGCAAGGGCTGCTTCACCACAGATTAGAAGCACCCCAGATGTTGACAG TCAGTACTTGTCAGAACTGCTTGCAGAGCATCAAAAGCTTGGACCGTTCATGCAAGTTCTTCCGATATGTAGCCGACTATTAAATCAAG AGATATTACGGGTTTCTGGAATGATGTCCAACCAAGGTTTTGGTGACTTTGACAGACTTCGGCATAGAAGCCCCAGTCCCATGGCTTCTTCAAACATCATGTCAAGTGTCACTGGGACGGGATTAGGTGGCTGGAATGGCCTTCCTCCGGAG AGATTAAGTGGACCCCCCGGAATGACAATGGACTGGCAAGGTGCACCTGCAAGCCCTAGCTCATACACTGTCAAGAGGATTTTGCGTTTGGAAATTCCAGTTGATACCTACCCAAAT TTCAACTTTGTTGGGCGGCTTCTTGGCCCTAGAGGCAATTCCTTGAAACGGGTGGAAGCTACAACAGGCTGCCGTGTATACATTAGAGGGAAAGGCTCAATCAAGGATCCAGACAAG GAAGAAAAGCTAAGGGGAAGACCGGGCTATGAGCACCTGAATGAACCACTCCACATTTTAATTGAGGCTGATTTACCTGCCAGTGTTGTTGATATAAGGTTGAGGCAGGCACAGgaaattattgaagaattacTCAAACCTGTG GACGAGTCCCAGGATTTTATTAAGAGGCAGCAGTTGCGTGAATTAGCTATGCTAAATTCAAATTTCAGAGAAGAGAGTCCTGGGCCAAGTGGTAGTGTGTCCCCTTTCAATTCAAGTGGCATGAAACGTGCAAAAACAGGACGCTGA